The following are encoded in a window of Ricinus communis isolate WT05 ecotype wild-type chromosome 4, ASM1957865v1, whole genome shotgun sequence genomic DNA:
- the LOC8275467 gene encoding calnexin homolog, with translation MGEAKRISLRLALVFLVAFVSFVQLRADSDDNKIFYESFEDSFEGRWTLSAKDDYKGEWKHAKSEGHDEYGLLVSEKARKYAIVKELDEPATLKDGTIVLQFETRFQNGLECGGAYLKYLRPQEAGWTPKDFDNDSPYSIMFGPDKCGATNKVHFILKHKNPKSGEYIEHHLKYPPSVPSDKLTHVYTAILKPDNELRILVDGEEKKKANFLSSDDFEPPLVPAKTIPDPDDKKPEDWDERAKIPDPNAVKPDDWDEDAPMEIVDEDAEKPEGWLDDEPEEIDDPDAAKPEDWDDEEDGEWEAPKIDNPKCETAPGCGEWKRPMKRNPAYKGKWHAPLIDNPNYKGIWKPQEIPNPNYFELEKPDFEPIAAVGIEIWTMQDGILFGHILIADDEKVAESLRQTAWKPKFDAEKEKQKAEDAAAGSDGLAGFQKKVFDLLYQVADIPFLSEHKDKIIDIIEKGEKQPNLTIGILVSIVVVIFTVLFKILFGGKKPAKVEEKPAPAAETSKKEESSGEKAEENEKEDAAAAAAPPRRRQARREN, from the exons ATGGGAGAAGCAAAACGCATCTCTCTACGATTAGCTCTTGTATTTTTAGTAGCTTTTGTTTCCTTCGTTCAGCTACGAGCAGACTCTGACGATAATAAG ATCTTCTACGAGTCATTTGAGGACTCATTTGAAGGACGATGGACTCTGTCTGCTAAAGATGACTACAAAG GTGAGTGGAAGCACGCGAAGAGTGAAGGTCATGATGAGTATGGCCTTCTTGTGAGTGAAAAAGCTAGGAAGTATGCCATTGTGAAAGAGCTCGACGAACCGGCAACTCTCAAGGATGGAACCATTGTTCTCCAATTCGAGACTCGTTTTCAGAATGGGCTTGAATGCGGTGGCGCATATCTTAAATATTTGCGTCCCCAGGAAGCTGGGTGGACTCCTAAGGATTTTGACAATGACTCTCCTTATTCTATAATGTTTGGACCTGACAAATGTGGGGCCACAAACAAGGTGCACTTCATTCTTAAGCACAAGAACCCAAAGAGTGGCGAGTACATTGAACACCATCTCAAATATCCACCATCTGTTCCATCTGACAAACTCACCCATGTCTATACTGCCATTCTGAAACCTGACAATGAGCTGCGAATTTTGGTTGATggagaagagaagaagaaggcaaATTTTCTCTCATCTGATGATTTCGAGCCTCCTTTAGTTCCTGCCAAGACAATTCCTGATCCGGATGATAAGAAGCCTGAAGACTGGGATGAGCGAGCCAAAATTCCTGATCCTAATGCAGTGAAGCCAGATGATTGGGACGAGGATGCACCTATGGAAATTGTAGATGAGGATGCTGAGAAACCTGAAGGATGGTTAGATGATGAGCCTGAGGAAATTGATGATCCTGATGCTGCAAAACCTGAAGATTGGGATGATGAGGAGGATGGTGAATGGGAGGCACCAAAGATTGATAACCCAAAGTGTGAGACAGCACCTGGTTGTGGTGAATGGAAGAGGCCAATGAAAAGAAATCCAGCTTACAAAGGAAAATGGCATGCTCCACTTATTGACAACCCCAACTATAAGGGTATCTGGAAGCCTCAGGAGATTCCAAACCCCAACTACTTTGAGCTTGAAAAGCCTGACTTTGAGCCCATTGCTGCTGTTGGCATTGAGATCTGGACAATGCAGGACGGTATTTTGTTTGGACATATCTTGATAGCAGATGATGAGAAGGTTGCAGAGTCACTCAGGCAGACAGCATGGAAGCCAAAGTTTGATGCTGAGAAAGAGAAACAGAAGGCTGAGGATGCAGCTGCTGGTTCAGATGGTCTTGCTGGCTTCCAG AAGAAGGTGTTTGATCTGCTGTACCAGGTTGCAGATATTCCTTTCTTAAGCGAGCACAAGGACAAAATTATt GATATTATTGAAAAGGGAGAGAAACAGCCCAACCTCACAATTGGTATACTCGTCTCCATTGTGGTGGTGATCTTTACTGTGCTTTTTAAGATCCTCTTTGGTGGGAAGAAGCCT GCAAAAGTAGAAGAGAAACCTGCACCAGCTGCTGAGACTtcgaaaaaggaagaaagcaGTGGAGAGAAAGCGGAAGAGAACGAGAAGGAAGATGCTGCAGCTGCTGCTGCTCCCCCTCGCAGAAGGCAAGCCAGGCGCGAGAACTAA
- the LOC8275465 gene encoding ribonuclease TUDOR 1, translating to MAASKGGATGWYSAIVKAVPSGDSLVLAAKSSNKPGPPPERTVTLASIMAPKLARRGGIDESFAWESREYLRKLCIGKEVIFKIEYTVPSIGREFGSVFLGDHNVAKLILSEGWAKVREQGQQKGEASPFLAEYQVLEEQAKQKGVGMWSKAPGAADAAIRNLPPSAIGNPSNLDAMSLLSANKGRPMQGIVEQVRDGSTVRVYLLPDFQFVQVFVAGIQSPSMGRRAALEPAAEKAINSDEQNGDSSEPRAPLTSAQRLAVSASTEVAPDPFAVDAKYFTEQRVLNRDVRIVLEGVDKFSNLIGSVYYSDGESAKDLALELVENGLAKYVEWSANMMEDDAKRRLKNAELQAKKTRLRIWTTYVPPPTNSKAIHDQNFTGKVVEVVSGDCIIVADDSVPFGNPLAERRVNLSSIRCPKMGNPRRDEKPESYAREAKELLRTRLIGQQVNVQMEYSRKVTMGDGPMSATGSGDSRVMDFGSVFLPSSIKGDGDEPTPASSTAGSQPAGINVAELVVSRGFGTVIRHRDFEERSNYYDALLAAESRAAAARKGIHSAREPAVMHIKDLTTVAAKKARDFLPFLHRSRKVSAVVEYVLSGHRFKVLIPKETCSIAFSFSGVRCPGRDGPYSDEAIALMRRRIMQRDVEIEVETVDRTGTFLGSLWESRTNMAVVLLEAGLAKLQTSFGTDRIPDAHLLEQAEQSAKKKKLKIWENYVEGEEVSNGPAAETKQKEVLKVVVTEVLGGGRFYVQTVGDQKVASIQQQLASLNLQEAPVIGAFNPKKGDIVLAQFSADNSWNRAMIVNAPRRAVESMKDKFEVFYIDYGNQEEVMYSQLRPLDPSVSSAPGLAQLCSLAYVKVPSLEEDCGPEAAEFLSAQTLSTSKEFRAKVEERDTSGGKVKGQGTGPIIIVTLVAVDSEISINAALVQEGLARIEKRKKWDPKDRQVALDNLEKFQDEARSARRGIWVYGDIQSDDEDVAPPVRKSGGRR from the exons ATGGCAGCATCCAAAGGCGGGGCCACTGGATGGTACAGTGCAATAGTGAAAGCTGTTCCTTCAGGGGATAGTTTGGTGTTAGCTGCAAAGTCCAGCAACAAGCCTGGTCCTCCACCGGAGAGGACCGTTACTCTGGCTTCTATTATGGCTCCAAAACTG GCCCGCAGAGGTGGCATCGATGAGTCTTTTGCTTGGGAGAGCAGGGAGTATTTGAGGAAGCTCTGCATAGGAAAG GAAGTTATTTTCAAGATAGAGTATACTGTACCTTCTATTGGCCGAGAGTTTGGCAGTGTGTTCCTTGGTGACCACAATGTTGCAAAGCTAATTCTTTCAGAAGGCTGGGCAAAG GTGAGGGAGCAGGGTCAGCAGAAAGGAGAGGCTAGTCCATTTCTAGCTGAATATCAAGTCCTTGAAGAACAAGCTAAGCAAAAGGGTGTGGGTATGTGGAGTAAG GCACCAGGTGCTGCTGATGCAGCCATCAGAAATCTACCTCCTTCTGCCATCGGTAATCCTAGTAACTTGGATGCCATGAGTCTGCTATCTGCAAACAAGGGCAGGCCTATGCAAGGTATTGTTGAGCAGGTTCGTGATGGCAGTACTGTCCGTGTATATTTGCTTCCAGATTTCCAGTTCGTCCAGGTGTTTGTTGCTGGAATCCAG TCCCCGTCAATGGGTAGAAGAGCTGCATTGGAACCTGCTGCAGAAAAAGCAATTAACTCTGATGAGCAGAATGGAGATTCTTCGGAACCTCGAGCTCCTCTAACTTCTGCACAGAGACTTGCAGTCTCAGCATCTACTGAAGTTGCTCCTGATCCATTTGCTGTGGATGCCAAATATTTCACTGAGCAACGTGTTTTAAACAGAGAT GTCCGTATTGTTCTGGAAGGAGTTGACAAATTCAGCAACTTGATTGGATCAGTATATTATTCAGACGGAGAATCGGCGAAGGACCTGGCTCTGGAGCTTGTAGAAAAT GGTCTAGCTAAATATGTGGAATGGAGTGCCAACATGATGGAAGATGATGCTAAACGGCGGCTGAAGAATGCAGAACTTCAAGCTAAAAAAACCCGCTTGAGGATATGGACAACCTATGTCCCCCCTCCCACAAATTCAAAAGCAATCCACGACCAGAACTTCACTGGAAAG GTTGTGGAGGTTGTAAGTGGCGATTGCATCATTGTGGCTGATGATTCTGTCCCATTTGGAAATCCATTGGCAGAACGACGAGTCAATCTTTCAAGTATTAGGTGTCCAAAGATGGGCAATCCTCGTAGGGATGAGAAGCCAGAGAGCTACGCACGGGAGGCTAAGGAGCTCCTGAGAACGCGTCTTATTGGACAACAA GTGAATGTGCAAATGGAATATTCTAGGAAGGTTACCATGGGAGATGGACCTATGTCAGCTACTGGATCTGGGGATTCAAGGGTGATGGATTTTGGATCAGTTTTTTTGCCCTCTTCCATAAAGGGTGATGGTGATGAACCAACACCTGCTTCATCAACTGCCGGTAGCCAGCCAGCTGGGATCAATGTTGCTGAATTGGTGGTTTCCCGTGGTTTTGGAACTGTGATCCGTCATAGGGACTTTGAGGAAAGATCAAACTATTATGATGCCCTTCTTGCTGCTGAATCCCGCGCTGCTGCTGCTAGAAAAGGAATTCATTCTGCAAGGGAACCTGCTGTCATGCATATAAAAGATCTTACCACg GTAGCAGCCAAAAAAGCAAGAGATTTCCTGCCATTCCTGCACCGAAGTAGGAAAGTTTCTGCTGTTGTGGAATATGTGCTTAGCGGCCACCGTTTTAAGGTGTTGATTCCCAAGGAAACATGCAGcattgccttttctttttctggtgTTAGGTGCCCTGGTCGTGATGGACCATATTCAGATGAAGCAATTGCACTAATGAGACGAAGGATAATGCAGAGAGATGTTGAG ATTGAAGTTGAAACTGTTGATAGAACTGGGACTTTCTTGGGATCCTTGTGGGAGTCAAGGACTAATATGGCGGTGGTTCTTCTTGAAGCTGGCCTCGCAAAGTTACAAACTTCCTTTGGCACTGACAGGATCCCTGATGCTCATCTTCTTGAACAGGCAGAGCAGTCTgccaaaaagaagaaattgaaa ATTTGGGAGAATTATGTTGAAGGAGAGGAAGTCTCTAATGGTCCAGCTGCTGAAACCAAACAGAAGGAAGTGCTTAAG GTGGTGGTTACAGAGGTCTTGGGTGGTGGTAGGTTTTATGTCCAAACAGTCGGAGATCAAAAAGTTGCCTCTATTCAGCAACAACTTGCATCACTTAATCTCCAAGAAGCTCCTGTTATTGGTGCTTTTAATCCTAAGAAGGGTGACATTGTACTTGCTCAGTTCAGTGCTGATAATTCATGGAACCGAGCTATG ATTGTGAATGCACCTCGCAGAGCTGTGGAATCCATGAAAGACAAGTTTGAGGTGTTCTATATTGATTACGGAAATCAGGAAGAGGTTATGTACAGTCAGTTACGGCCTCTTGATCCTTCAGTTTCCTCGGCACCTGGTCTTGCTCAGCTGTGCAGCCTTGCGTATGTTAAGGTTCCAAGCTTGGAAGAGGACTGCGGCCCTGAAGCAGCTGAATTTTTAAGTGCTCAGACATTAAGCACTTCAAAAGAGTTTAGGGCAAAGGTGGAGGAGAGGGATACTTCTGGAGGAAAAGTTAAAGGACAGGGGACTGGACCAATTATTATTGTAACTTTGGTTGCTGTGGATTCTGAGATTAGCATAAATGCAGCCTTGGTGcag GAAGGACTTGCAAGGAtagaaaagaggaagaagTGGGACCCCAAGGATAGACAGGTAGCCCTTGATAATTTGGAGAAGTTCCAGGATGAAGCACGCTCTGCCCGACGTGGGATATGGGTTTATGGAGATATCCAATCAGATGATGAAGATGTAGCTCCTCCTGTTAGGAAGTCTGGTGGTCGCCGATGA